From Daphnia magna isolate NIES linkage group LG2, ASM2063170v1.1, whole genome shotgun sequence:
CTTTGGTGGTTACCAGTATAGGAAAAGTTATCTCATCACTGTAAGAAGCCTCACAAGTTTGTGCACAGCTGTCAGAATTGAAAACCAATAACcttgtcttctttttccttatccTAGTTTGCTGTGTGGCTCTTTGTGTGGTTGGCATGGAATCTTTTTATCATCTGCTTCTACCTCGATGTTGGTGCACTAGATAAGGTGAGCATCCCGTCAAACAGAGaaatggtttgtttttttaaacttagcaatttttttcccttttatgaATCTAGAATAGTGATGTACTCAACCTCGGAACGGGTGCCGCTTCATGGTGGGAAGTTAATGGAATTGGTTGCCGGCCTTACTTTACTGTCAACGGATCATTGGCAACACCACTCCACATTAACGTGCAGTTGGCCGATGTTCTCCGACCGCCCCGACCCGATTGGGTTGACGGCTGCCTTCTCAACTATTACTACGTTGAAGTTATTCATGCTGCTGTGCAGCTTATATTAGCGGTATTAATTCGAAACCAGTCATAGTATGGAATTCGCTTTcatagtttttcttctttagccGATCGCGTTCTTGAGTGCGGTTCTTATACTTCGAAGATATACagcagaagaagaaatgtGTAAGTAGTTTTCCTTGGATGTTATCTCCTTATTGGAATTTCCGGTAGAAAGTAACACGGAGAGACGGAATGCCACATTCACGATTAGAAGTTGGCGTGACTGACCTTCCGAGAATAAATACTGTAAATGTTGTTGAACTTTGTTTGAATTCTCATCGTGGCCAGTCTCATGCAAAATATTCATGCATCTCGTAACGCAGACCTTCTTTTGATGCAGATGTTCAACGTAAGCCACGTAGCAGGGCCACGTCCTTATACTCGGTTCAGTATAGCTCCACTCGTGGTCGGAGTTCACCGTTGGAGGACGAAATGGAGCTAAATGCTCAGCAATTAAACACAATTAGCAACAGTAACGACCCCAATCGACCAATGACTCCAAGGCGAGTTAAGCGACGAAGCGGACGTGGCAGTGGACGACATTCTCGGAGTAGCCAAAGGAATCGGGCCAATACGAATCCTGCAGGATACAATACAGGGACATCCGTGTCGGTTGGCATGGTTAATGAAGCATATAGTAGTGGTACATTATCAGGAAGAGAAATGCAAAACGGCACACTGACGTCAACGACACGAAGTTCCGGAAGAGAATCTTTGCGCAAGAAGCGTTATGTTAATCCCGTCAATAGGTTAATGGACGAGTCATCAACGTCGAATGATTCGATGCCAGCTTTGCCGGCCTACTTTCCTTCATCTCATCCCAATGGCGGTTACCCACCACCACCTCCAGTAAACCGGGAGCGGTTACCCAGCCGATCTGGTCCGCCGCCTACTAGTCGGCCACCGGCTCAACTTCCGCCGCATCCTGCTGGCCATTCGAACCCACTTTACCAAAGTTCTCGCCCCAATTCAGTCTACTCCGTTTCAGCAAACGTCGATCTCGACTATCGGCCACCCTCAGCTCATTCAAGCTACTCGAATTGGCACGGGCAACGAAGTGCTATGCCACTACCGGCTAACGGGCATACGAGCAACAATTTGCATGGCCATTCTCCAACACCCAGTATAGCAACAACCACCAATGTTTCAACTTTTGGCGTCTCATCCACTACATATGACGTGGGGACGATGTCCAACGGATACACGCGATCAGCTGTTCATCAGAATAACTATGGGTCTAGAAGTGGATATGATCAAGGTAACTTTAGCCAAGTGCATATTACCTTAAATTGAGCATGAAAAATGAGTACATCTTGTTACCTTCAGGTCATTACTGATAGTCTTGCTTGAAGCCATGGTTTAATGATGCCAATGAAATGGAGGATACGTCTGAAACAATTGCCTACTCATTCCAGTCTATCGCCATCGCCCTACGTGGGTTCCCGGTTCCAAAAAGGAACTACATTTATCCTCTCCTTGTAAATAGTGTAGAACGACATTCCGGAAGCCGGACAGGATCTTCAATCGTTGCCTCGTATGTGAAATCTCTTGCTGTTTTTCTAGTAAATATGtgttaacttttttttttgtgccgaAAATGTTCgtcatttttgaatttccatgGAGGATCCATCCGAATAGTCAcctttttaatggtatttCGGGTgtgtagaaaagaaatcacaaagtttttcttttcgtaaaTGTTGTGGCGTGAATATTGATGTTTTCGTCCTTGTGTGCCTTTGTATGGTGCATTACCAGGAGGCCTTTAATGCCATTAATCCAATCCGATGTATGTTTTTATGTTCCATTTTCGATTTACCCGTCCATTGAccgtgtttgtttttttttttattcttttcatcgGTGGAAAGAATACAGTTCTACTTTTGAGCCTTTAACCTTTATACACGACTGTTATATCGTGCTTTATGTGTGGATTTGACCCGgatgctgtttttttttttttttttacttttagttcttttttttttcttcacgcAATTTTCATTGTAGTGATGGTTTGCGTGATTTTCGCACGGTTGGTCGTAGCTCTGTGACCCAATAGAACTGTCTAACCAAGCGTCAAACATAGACGACAGTTTTTACTGCTGATTCACGAGCTAGTAAACAATTCTGGCTCTGCCGtcgtcaagaaaaaaattaggaaCTCCAAACCGTTGCTTGTATGTGAACGTCTCTTGAGGCTAGACGATGAAACTTCCAGAACTCGCCGAGGAAGTTTCTTTCGAGTCACGTCAGGTCCGTCAGCTAAAATTAAATCGCTCTCGCTGGCGAGCGCCCTCCAGGAAagggtatttttattttgctatgCTGAGGGTGGCTGATCACCCTGGTCCGTCAGGTATTGCACCGATTGGACAGTTTATAAATACATGTTCATTCACAGCGTTGCTGCTGTTTTTGGCAGAGTACCGGAAATCgcgtttttttctatttcataaGTCCATTCCGGTTTCATCTTTGTTGCAGCCGGAAGTGTTTTCCACACTTGAAAAATTCTGGTGCGTGGGTGTCCTGCCCTGTTCTTTTGAGCGTAACAATCAGCTCTTGGATATGTTGTTTCGTCATCCAGGTAGTATGTACACCTAGTGCTAACCCAGCTCCCGGCTGCTGATGACGGTGTAGGATCCCGGTTAACAACACGCAGCATTCTCACCTCGGATTTCTTCGGTGGTGGTTATTCATTGTAATCGAGCTTCTAAAGGAACTTAATAGATGGCAGCGAAATTTAGTTGACTTacctattgaaaaaaaacaaaaaacatacaTACCTTGCGGCAGGCCAATCCCAGATTCTTCATGCGGGTTTTGTTGTCATCATGCACAGCAGGTGAGCACGCAACAGTTTCACATCTTCCATATCCCTACGCTTGTGTCTCGGTGAGTGGTGAGAGTGTGGATAACATACCTTCGCAATTGTCTATTTTATCGACGAAGTTTTTATTGCGAGGCAACTATCACCAAAGAGGTCTTTCTTTCGTCGTTTTTAGTTTCCTTTACAGCCAAGTTTTGTAAAAGGTGTACCCAGCACACCTGATTGAAAGCTAAATATCGCTTCGGGCGTGAATTTTTAATCAAGTGTCGGACATATTTTCTTTAGCCATCACCCTGTGAATTGAACATCCATGTTGAGGCAGCTACATGTTGCAGAAGCTCTTGGTGAAATGTGTAGTTAactaattttttcttatcaaaggtaatgatttttttatccCCCACTACTATATTACATTATTGTTTACCTTTATTATACCACAACTTCTAGATGGGATTCTCTTCTAGCCTTCAAGGCAAAAATTCCCACGAAGCCTTGCTGCAACGACAAGATGCTGAGTTAAAACTTCTTGAAAACCTCAAAAGATGGTTGGTTCTTAGGATAAAATGTGATAGAGACTATGCCAGTGCCTTAGTTTCTCTGTCTTCCATCacatcaaaatttgaaaaaactGAAGAGCTTTCAGGGAGTTTGTTATCGCTGGCTGTGCACACAGCAATAGAAAATTCTGAAACAATTGCCAGCCTTCTAAAGCAAAATGCAGATTTTCTATCAAACATTACTCTAGAAAAGTTAAATGCCCTTTTGAATGACAAAAGGAATACTCGTAAGTTTTACCAAGAAGAATACAACAGATTGGTTGCTGAATCAACTGCTCTTCAGGAATCTGTTCATAGGGCAAAAATTGAATATGAAAAATCAGTAGATGGTTACAAAGCAAGCTTTACCAAATATGAAGAATTAACCTCAAATCCAAAGAGTAAAGGATCTAGTAAGAAATCCGAAGAagtgataaaagaaaaatttcaacgTGCCGTCAAACGACTTC
This genomic window contains:
- the LOC123470034 gene encoding uncharacterized protein LOC123470034, whose translation is MACNQRLFLFTICTLQLISTIERQVFDLLGYQWLPIAANFLHIIFIIIGFFGGYQYRKSYLITFAVWLFVWLAWNLFIICFYLDVGALDKNSDVLNLGTGAASWWEVNGIGCRPYFTVNGSLATPLHINVQLADVLRPPRPDWVDGCLLNYYYVEVIHAAVQLILAPIAFLSAVLILRRYTAEEEMYVQRKPRSRATSLYSVQYSSTRGRSSPLEDEMELNAQQLNTISNSNDPNRPMTPRRVKRRSGRGSGRHSRSSQRNRANTNPAGYNTGTSVSVGMVNEAYSSGTLSGREMQNGTLTSTTRSSGRESLRKKRYVNPVNRLMDESSTSNDSMPALPAYFPSSHPNGGYPPPPPVNRERLPSRSGPPPTSRPPAQLPPHPAGHSNPLYQSSRPNSVYSVSANVDLDYRPPSAHSSYSNWHGQRSAMPLPANGHTSNNLHGHSPTPSIATTTNVSTFGVSSTTYDVGTMSNGYTRSAVHQNNYGSRSGYDQGHY